The Methanosphaera sp. WGK6 nucleotide sequence GACATGCTCCTACACAGGTTCCACATCCTTTACATAATGCAACGTTTACATCACATTTTCCATCAACAATGGAAAGAGCTCCAAATGGACATAATTCAACACAAATTTCACAACCACCACAGTTGTCTTTAGTTACTTCTGCAACAATAGGTTCAATTGCTACTTCTCCTTGGATCATAGGAATTGCTGCTCTTGCTGCTGCACCTGAAGCTTGTGCAACTGTGTCAGGAATATCTTTAGGACCTTGTGCTACACCAGCGAGGTAAATACCATCGGTCATTGTGTCAACAGGTCTGAGTTTAGGGTGTGCTTCCATGAAGAATCCGTCAGCACTTGCGGATAATCCTAATGTTTGTCTTAGTTCTTCTTTACCTGCAGGAGGTACGAGACCTACTGAAAGTACTACTAAATCATAAGTAAATGCGGTTGCTTTACCTAAGAGGGTATCTTCTGCACGTACTGTGATAGTTTTATCTTCGTTTTCGATAAGTTGTGCTGCTTTACCTCTGATAAATTTAATTCCGTATTTTTCTTGTGATAATCTGTAGAATTCTTCGTAACCTTTACCGAATGCACGGATATCTATGTAGTAGATGGTTACTTGAGTATCTGGTTCGTGGTCAACACATAATTGTGCGTTTTTCATTGCGTACATACAACATACTCTGGAACAGTATGGGTTTCCAACTTTTTCATCACGTGATCCTACACATTGGATGAAAGCAATTTTCTTAGGTGTTTCACCAGAAGAAGGTTGGATTACATGTCCTTGTGTTGGTCCAGATGCATTGATGTATCTTTCAATTTGTAAACCAGTGATTACGTTTTCTGCTTGATCAAAGATGTATTCTTCTTTTTCTGTTGGGTCGAATGTGTCGTAACCGGTTGCTACTACAATTGTACCAATATCTAATTCTACTGTTGTAGGTTTTTGTTCGTGGTCAATTGCACCGATTTCACATGCTTTATCACATAAGTGACATCCAATACAGTAATCATCATCGATAGTTGCTACGAGAGGTACTGCTTGTGGGAATGGAATGTATGCTGCTTTTACCATACCAGTTCCTTCATCGAAGTAGTTTGGCATTTCAATTGGACATACTTCTTGACATACTCCACAACCTGTACAGGTTTCTGCATCTACGAATCTTGCTTTTTGTTCTACTGTTACTTTGAAGTTACCTATGTAACCGTCAACATCTTTTACTTCAGAGTATGCTAAAAGTTCGATGTTTGCGTGTTTACCAGCATCTACCATTTTAGGTGCTAAAATACACATTGAACAGTCGAGTGTAGGGAATGTTTTATCTAATTGTCCCATTCTTCCACTTAATGTTGGGTTTCTTTCTACGAGGTAGGTTTTGAATCCCATGTCACCAAGGTCAAGTGCGGTTTGAATACCTGCAATACCTCCACCAATAACCATTGCGGTTTTGGTTACAGATACTGTTTCAGCTGTTAATGCGTTGAGTAATCTTGCTTTTGCTACACCCATACGTACTAAGTCTTTTGCTTTTTCAGTAGCTCCTTCTGGGTCATCTCCGTGTACCCAGGAGTCTTGTTCTCTTAAGTTTACGAAGTCAAATAAGAATTCGTTTAATCCTGCTTCTTTTACACATCTTCTGAATGTAGGTTCGTGTAAACGAGGACTACATGCTGCTACTACTACTCTGTTTAAGTTTAAATCTTTAATATCATCTTGGATGAGTTTTTGTCCTGGGTCGGAACACATGTATTTATATTCACGTGATACTACAACATCAGGAAGT carries:
- a CDS encoding CoB--CoM heterodisulfide reductase iron-sulfur subunit A family protein, which encodes MADNNEELRIGVYTCHCGVNIGGVVDCAAVAEYVETLPDVVVSREYKYMCSDPGQKLIQDDIKDLNLNRVVVAACSPRLHEPTFRRCVKEAGLNEFLFDFVNLREQDSWVHGDDPEGATEKAKDLVRMGVAKARLLNALTAETVSVTKTAMVIGGGIAGIQTALDLGDMGFKTYLVERNPTLSGRMGQLDKTFPTLDCSMCILAPKMVDAGKHANIELLAYSEVKDVDGYIGNFKVTVEQKARFVDAETCTGCGVCQEVCPIEMPNYFDEGTGMVKAAYIPFPQAVPLVATIDDDYCIGCHLCDKACEIGAIDHEQKPTTVELDIGTIVVATGYDTFDPTEKEEYIFDQAENVITGLQIERYINASGPTQGHVIQPSSGETPKKIAFIQCVGSRDEKVGNPYCSRVCCMYAMKNAQLCVDHEPDTQVTIYYIDIRAFGKGYEEFYRLSQEKYGIKFIRGKAAQLIENEDKTITVRAEDTLLGKATAFTYDLVVLSVGLVPPAGKEELRQTLGLSASADGFFMEAHPKLRPVDTMTDGIYLAGVAQGPKDIPDTVAQASGAAARAAIPMIQGEVAIEPIVAEVTKDNCGGCEICVELCPFGALSIVDGKCDVNVALCKGCGTCVGACPTGALDQAHFKNDQILAQIEAAFQ